Proteins found in one Enterococcus sp. 9D6_DIV0238 genomic segment:
- a CDS encoding recombinase family protein produces MAVIGYMRVSTHLQKFDSQQQALDDYGVDMIFKEYESGRKSFRNELNKALDILEPGDTFVIFKLDRLARGTKQLLVLLERFNELNINFVSIENNIDTSTPMGRFFFTIMGAFAEMEAELIRERVLAGLNAAKQKGVVLGRPPLVDQVNEALELYHNTKLPAEQISKRCGISISTLYHHLRKEGVYRTKTTNDLIDMGEFMVRGTKN; encoded by the coding sequence ATGGCAGTTATTGGGTATATGCGTGTTAGTACACATCTTCAAAAATTTGATTCACAACAACAGGCACTGGATGATTACGGTGTAGATATGATTTTTAAAGAGTATGAAAGTGGACGGAAAAGCTTTCGAAATGAGCTAAACAAGGCATTAGATATTCTTGAACCGGGCGATACATTTGTGATTTTCAAATTGGACCGGTTAGCAAGGGGAACAAAGCAGTTGCTTGTTTTACTGGAGCGGTTCAATGAACTGAATATCAATTTTGTCAGTATTGAAAATAACATCGATACCTCAACACCAATGGGCCGATTCTTCTTTACGATCATGGGTGCTTTTGCCGAGATGGAAGCAGAATTGATTCGGGAACGTGTTTTAGCAGGACTGAATGCTGCAAAGCAAAAAGGAGTGGTTTTAGGTCGACCGCCTTTAGTTGATCAGGTCAATGAAGCGCTTGAGTTATACCATAACACGAAGCTTCCCGCTGAACAAATTTCAAAACGCTGCGGGATTTCGATTTCTACCTTGTATCATCATTTAAGAAAAGAAGGCGTTTATCGAACAAAAACGACGAATGACCTAATCGATATGGGCGAATTTATGGTTAGAGGTACTAAAAATTAA
- a CDS encoding helix-turn-helix domain-containing protein, whose amino-acid sequence MNNYGSLIKKIRIEKGLSQKNVYSGIMTRQTYYLIESNVSMPSFDKFLLILEKLFLSVEEFLNLLDPEYFPAENQLYYELSHAVFKKDKAYLETLKQLADQRYQTTKNEKYYHLFLITQAMLQINFTNEETPQNPSLQQLMSPIKNYLIGVDKWYLYELKLLNNSLYCFSPSEAIALGTLVTDKIDPLNQIETLQDTKLRIYLNLSSLCLNYKDYQHAMDFSKLAIANAQSDYRLFEMLIARLNHAIAHSADTSKQLTPEIAKYLDILETLDYCKIVEDYQSILQSNQIN is encoded by the coding sequence TTGAATAATTATGGATCATTAATAAAAAAAATCAGAATTGAAAAAGGTCTCAGCCAAAAAAATGTTTATTCAGGAATAATGACTAGACAAACTTACTACTTAATTGAATCAAATGTCAGCATGCCCTCATTCGATAAATTCTTATTGATCTTGGAGAAACTATTTCTGTCTGTTGAAGAGTTTCTTAACTTACTTGACCCAGAGTATTTTCCCGCTGAAAACCAGTTATACTACGAATTAAGTCATGCTGTTTTTAAAAAAGATAAAGCTTACCTTGAGACGTTGAAACAGCTTGCTGATCAACGCTATCAAACAACAAAAAATGAAAAGTATTATCATCTTTTTTTGATTACGCAGGCGATGCTTCAAATAAATTTTACAAACGAAGAAACACCGCAAAATCCTTCTTTACAGCAACTTATGAGCCCAATCAAAAACTATTTGATCGGTGTAGATAAATGGTACCTGTATGAGCTAAAACTTTTGAACAATTCTCTTTATTGTTTTTCGCCCTCAGAGGCGATCGCTTTAGGAACATTAGTGACCGATAAAATCGATCCTTTGAATCAAATTGAAACTTTACAAGATACAAAACTGAGAATTTATTTAAATCTCTCCTCGTTATGTTTAAATTATAAAGACTATCAACATGCCATGGATTTTTCTAAACTTGCCATCGCTAATGCACAATCAGATTATCGGCTATTTGAAATGCTTATTGCCCGCTTAAATCATGCGATTGCCCATTCAGCTGATACATCTAAACAATTGACACCTGAAATAGCAAAATACTTAGATATCCTAGAGACCTTAGATTATTGTAAAATCGTTGAAGACTATCAAAGTATTTTGCAATCAAATCAAATTAATTGA
- a CDS encoding peptidase domain-containing ABC transporter encodes MKKVPFIEQSEHSECGLACTAMVLNYYDDHVTLSHLRDVYGVPKGGNTLTNLYQILLDRGIETKAIRVLELDVLEEQTAPTICFWEERHYVVLEKLTAKEAIILDPSTGRKKIRREEFIAGFSNIALILVDIDVTVSQRKKAKNATWVILKDILKSKKARVAVFILLTLLIQGVTIIVPRITQMIIDGADSVVSNGLQIGLTILALFIAYYFLQVARGLVLILLENLFDLTLMKEFMQKIIHLPLRFFINRSTGDLIFRANLSVIIQQIMSQRMLTIFVDFLFVFIYLILMISMSVKLTLIAIFGALLMGLISVVNSRRVQSITNKELIAQSKVQRILVELFEGMETVKSSGSENEFYTKWRNEFKNQIGLRAEKSRFSTWVRTIQTSIQFILPITLIYIGLMQVVAGQVTLGELISFNALAGAFITPIVTVFDSYTELLLLRSYFGKLNEILEAKESPRLTQADEKITRIDEIAANDISFKYSHFEEEILTSVSFKIAAGEKVAIVGKSGSGKSTLLKLLAGLYDVSAGDIRFNDIDISKIDETSIKSCVSIVNQKPTIFNASLYENIVLNQNDVAQERVEQAIFDSKVDEIIMNLPLGLETQISEGGMNLSGGQMQRISIARALVKETSLLLMDEPTSSLDNISENFIMNRLKMYDFTCIIVAHRLNTIKHFDRILVMDQGRIVEEGTHDELLELKGHYYSIYVDPQNIS; translated from the coding sequence GTGAAAAAAGTTCCATTTATTGAGCAAAGTGAACATAGTGAATGTGGTCTTGCCTGTACCGCTATGGTATTGAATTATTATGATGATCATGTGACCTTGAGCCACTTGCGCGATGTCTATGGCGTACCCAAAGGTGGGAATACCTTAACCAATCTTTACCAAATTTTACTGGATAGAGGAATCGAAACGAAAGCGATCCGAGTACTGGAATTAGATGTTTTAGAAGAACAAACAGCACCAACGATTTGCTTTTGGGAAGAGCGACATTACGTTGTTTTAGAAAAGCTAACAGCGAAAGAGGCCATCATCCTTGATCCATCTACAGGGAGAAAAAAAATCAGACGAGAAGAATTCATCGCTGGTTTTTCAAATATTGCACTGATTTTAGTCGATATCGATGTCACTGTGTCACAAAGAAAAAAAGCAAAAAATGCGACATGGGTCATATTGAAAGATATTTTAAAGAGTAAAAAAGCGCGTGTAGCAGTTTTTATTTTATTAACGCTGCTTATACAAGGTGTGACGATCATCGTTCCACGAATCACCCAAATGATCATCGATGGTGCAGATTCTGTGGTCAGCAACGGGCTTCAGATCGGCTTAACTATTTTGGCGTTATTTATCGCCTATTATTTTTTACAGGTGGCCAGAGGTTTAGTATTGATTTTATTGGAAAACTTATTCGATCTAACCTTGATGAAAGAATTTATGCAAAAAATTATTCATCTGCCCTTGCGCTTTTTCATTAATCGTTCGACGGGTGATTTGATTTTTAGAGCGAATTTAAGTGTGATCATCCAGCAAATCATGAGCCAGCGAATGTTAACGATTTTTGTCGATTTCCTTTTCGTATTTATTTACTTGATTTTGATGATCAGCATGTCTGTTAAATTGACATTGATTGCAATTTTCGGTGCATTGCTTATGGGCTTGATTTCCGTAGTCAACTCGAGAAGAGTTCAAAGCATCACTAATAAAGAATTGATTGCCCAATCAAAAGTGCAGCGTATTTTAGTTGAATTGTTTGAAGGAATGGAGACCGTGAAGTCGTCAGGCTCTGAAAACGAGTTCTATACAAAGTGGCGGAATGAGTTCAAAAATCAAATTGGTTTACGGGCTGAGAAGAGTCGCTTTTCAACTTGGGTCAGAACGATTCAAACCTCGATTCAGTTTATTTTACCGATCACATTGATTTATATCGGATTGATGCAGGTCGTAGCCGGTCAGGTGACTTTAGGGGAACTGATCAGTTTTAATGCATTGGCAGGAGCTTTTATCACACCGATCGTTACAGTGTTTGATTCTTATACGGAGTTACTTTTATTGCGCTCTTATTTTGGTAAGCTGAATGAGATTTTAGAAGCCAAAGAGAGTCCTCGCTTAACACAGGCAGATGAAAAGATCACTCGTATTGATGAAATTGCAGCAAATGATATTTCATTCAAATACAGTCATTTTGAAGAAGAAATCTTGACGTCTGTTAGCTTCAAGATCGCAGCAGGAGAAAAAGTTGCGATCGTTGGGAAAAGCGGATCTGGAAAAAGTACGTTATTGAAGCTGCTGGCAGGCTTATATGATGTTAGTGCTGGAGACATTCGTTTTAATGATATCGATATAAGTAAAATTGATGAAACGTCTATAAAAAGCTGTGTGAGTATCGTGAATCAAAAGCCAACGATTTTTAATGCATCACTTTATGAAAATATCGTGTTGAATCAAAATGATGTCGCGCAAGAGCGGGTGGAACAGGCGATTTTTGATTCTAAAGTAGACGAAATCATAATGAACTTACCGTTAGGTTTGGAAACACAAATTTCAGAAGGCGGTATGAATTTGTCTGGCGGTCAGATGCAGCGGATTTCGATTGCTCGTGCGTTAGTCAAGGAAACAAGTTTATTATTGATGGATGAACCGACAAGCTCATTAGATAATATTTCGGAGAACTTCATTATGAATAGACTAAAAATGTATGACTTTACTTGTATCATCGTTGCCCATCGGTTAAATACGATCAAGCATTTCGATCGGATTTTGGTAATGGATCAAGGCAGAATCGTTGAAGAAGGAACACATGACGAACTATTGGAGTTAAAAGGACATTATTATTCCATTTATGTTGATCCGCAAAATATTAGTTAA
- the lanM gene encoding type 2 lanthipeptide synthetase LanM: MSLNNLAKATSIRQRYDLLKKYYVGKTESPNTSSLENYKKWRSRPTTVTDERFEEILQSARLTKEEFDLAIKELTEEEKDYIFSEIQTDDWLQMTQEILEQDDHLVNDVFDESKANFTYALRLHIDYFERKLKEILKEFSEVEVQASAMMDYVGEVINRFMDIGLRTYVYDLHVTKEKLEIEPELDEKKAFQKYLISRFDSKEKVADFFAHYPVLARLYAETISFQLVNFKELMEALDESQDELNDIFKLRLPLSLTGLKMGAGDSHDRGKSVAILTFHGESELVYKPKNLAISERFDRFVAEVQKLDASFDFYLTTKIVKENYSFEERLLYLECVTEADVHHYYRQFGQTIALVYLLNGNDFHLENVLAFEKYPVLIDLETIIQNHFPMPDSQNAIVKVMQENGESVVMSGLVPIYLFEERAEEDVEGASKGIQLSALSGGEQKLPYKVLKLVNFDSVNMQFLYQEHITDAAENIPMYHGEKVDFVPYIDTIVKGFKEFSAFALNNQETLAEIVENIFSDCLVRNVIKTTQSYGDLLDYSTHPTCMVDYIEREKLFENLWMHGYSNAQPVPFEVRDMLQHDVPIFFNPTSSRDLVASQGEVIKDMYPDRAIDLEVAKVKGYSKQEETEQLDYLKTSFGLYHSTDLQEKRVPLKDITGQTIFEKGAYAIGEAILEAAFLGEDSIAWKDIEESSPDNYVVNVMNENFYDGITGMYLYFSELYYALKEPQFKEAYQLAEKLVLKLEEDYVDSVSAFYGSFAAVYPLLYTYRMTKEEQLLQAAESIAEKYMTNYDPETIESYDWNGGTASIIKVFVLLYQETGQRRYYDFAKRLLFDLDLNKVTQGGFAHGYSGVIHAANSLLTVTDDLEVELIIKKCLIKERTTFDPKQKGWLDLRPVPPMVNDLWCYGSTGIGLAYLDLLNTGFTDSKLQSEVQLAADRLLAQDKRDDCLCHGNLGDLAFLNAFGETTFATAEQKAKIKEKQEKIKTKIMNQAYTFEGLPTIPKYGLFTGLSGIGHQILRMHTPETTADVLTLTLPKK; the protein is encoded by the coding sequence ATGAGTCTTAATAATTTAGCTAAAGCAACCTCGATCCGTCAACGATATGATCTATTAAAAAAATACTATGTTGGGAAAACAGAATCACCGAATACCTCATCACTTGAAAACTATAAAAAATGGCGAAGCCGACCGACTACGGTAACGGATGAACGATTTGAAGAAATCCTCCAGTCTGCAAGATTGACAAAAGAAGAGTTTGATCTGGCCATCAAAGAATTGACAGAAGAAGAAAAAGACTATATTTTTTCAGAAATTCAAACAGATGATTGGCTTCAAATGACACAAGAGATTTTGGAACAGGATGATCATCTTGTCAATGACGTGTTTGACGAAAGCAAAGCTAATTTTACTTATGCCTTACGTCTGCATATCGATTATTTTGAACGGAAGCTCAAAGAAATCTTGAAAGAGTTTTCAGAAGTAGAGGTGCAAGCGAGCGCAATGATGGATTATGTCGGTGAAGTCATCAATCGATTCATGGATATCGGGCTTAGAACCTATGTATATGATTTACACGTAACGAAAGAAAAGCTGGAAATAGAGCCGGAACTTGATGAGAAAAAGGCGTTTCAAAAGTACCTCATCTCTCGTTTTGATTCAAAAGAAAAAGTAGCAGACTTTTTTGCTCACTATCCAGTATTAGCAAGGCTATATGCAGAAACTATCAGCTTTCAGCTTGTTAACTTTAAAGAGCTGATGGAAGCACTTGATGAAAGTCAGGATGAATTGAATGACATTTTCAAACTAAGACTTCCTCTTAGTTTGACTGGGTTAAAAATGGGTGCTGGAGATTCACATGATCGTGGGAAATCAGTGGCAATTTTAACGTTTCATGGAGAATCAGAACTTGTTTATAAACCAAAAAATTTAGCTATTAGTGAGCGTTTTGATCGGTTTGTGGCAGAGGTACAAAAATTAGATGCGTCATTTGATTTTTATTTAACAACTAAAATAGTGAAAGAAAACTATTCGTTTGAAGAACGTTTGCTTTATCTGGAATGTGTAACAGAGGCAGACGTGCATCACTATTATCGTCAATTTGGTCAAACGATTGCTTTAGTATATTTGCTTAACGGTAATGATTTTCATTTAGAAAACGTCCTGGCTTTTGAAAAGTATCCTGTATTGATCGATTTGGAAACGATCATTCAAAATCATTTTCCAATGCCAGACAGCCAAAATGCGATCGTTAAAGTAATGCAGGAGAATGGTGAATCCGTAGTGATGAGCGGTTTAGTGCCGATTTATCTTTTTGAAGAACGTGCGGAAGAAGATGTCGAAGGTGCATCAAAAGGAATTCAACTGAGTGCTTTGAGTGGGGGAGAACAAAAATTACCGTATAAGGTTTTGAAGCTTGTCAATTTTGATTCTGTGAATATGCAGTTTTTATATCAAGAGCATATCACCGATGCTGCTGAAAATATTCCAATGTATCACGGAGAAAAAGTTGATTTTGTTCCATATATCGACACCATTGTGAAAGGCTTTAAGGAGTTTTCTGCTTTTGCACTGAATAATCAAGAAACATTGGCGGAAATCGTAGAAAATATTTTTTCAGATTGTCTTGTTCGTAATGTGATCAAAACAACGCAAAGCTATGGAGATCTCCTTGATTATTCCACACACCCGACATGTATGGTCGACTACATCGAAAGAGAAAAATTATTCGAAAATCTTTGGATGCATGGATATTCCAATGCTCAGCCTGTGCCGTTTGAAGTAAGAGATATGCTTCAGCATGACGTGCCGATTTTCTTCAATCCTACTAGCAGTCGTGATCTTGTTGCTAGTCAAGGAGAAGTGATCAAGGATATGTATCCTGATAGAGCAATCGATTTAGAGGTAGCAAAAGTCAAAGGTTACTCCAAACAAGAAGAAACAGAACAGCTGGATTATTTAAAAACATCCTTTGGCCTGTATCACTCAACAGATCTCCAAGAAAAACGAGTTCCGTTAAAAGACATCACTGGACAAACGATTTTTGAAAAGGGTGCCTATGCAATTGGTGAAGCAATCCTTGAAGCTGCCTTTTTGGGAGAAGATTCGATCGCTTGGAAAGATATTGAAGAATCTTCGCCTGACAATTATGTGGTCAATGTGATGAACGAGAATTTTTATGATGGTATTACAGGAATGTATTTGTATTTCAGTGAACTCTATTATGCACTAAAAGAGCCGCAATTTAAAGAAGCTTATCAATTAGCCGAAAAGCTAGTGCTGAAACTTGAAGAAGATTATGTAGACAGTGTTTCTGCATTCTACGGTTCTTTTGCAGCAGTCTATCCTTTACTTTATACCTATAGAATGACCAAAGAAGAGCAATTGCTGCAGGCTGCGGAATCGATTGCTGAAAAATATATGACCAACTATGATCCGGAAACGATTGAAAGCTATGACTGGAATGGCGGGACGGCCTCGATCATTAAAGTTTTTGTGCTTTTATATCAAGAAACGGGGCAGCGGCGCTATTATGATTTTGCGAAACGATTATTATTCGATTTGGACTTAAACAAGGTAACGCAAGGTGGATTTGCTCATGGTTATTCAGGAGTGATCCATGCGGCCAATAGTTTGCTGACAGTTACAGATGATCTAGAAGTTGAATTGATCATAAAAAAATGTTTGATCAAAGAACGTACCACCTTTGATCCTAAGCAAAAAGGTTGGCTGGATCTCAGACCTGTACCGCCGATGGTCAATGACTTGTGGTGTTATGGTTCTACGGGGATTGGTTTAGCTTATTTGGATCTTTTGAATACTGGGTTTACGGATTCAAAATTGCAGTCAGAGGTTCAACTTGCGGCAGATCGTCTACTTGCACAGGATAAAAGAGATGACTGTCTCTGTCATGGAAATTTAGGGGACCTAGCCTTTTTGAATGCTTTCGGAGAAACAACTTTTGCAACTGCTGAACAGAAAGCAAAAATCAAGGAGAAACAAGAGAAAATAAAGACGAAAATCATGAACCAAGCCTATACCTTCGAAGGGTTGCCGACAATTCCTAAATACGGCTTATTTACTGGTTTATCTGGAATCGGCCATCAAATTTTACGAATGCATACCCCAGAAACAACAGCAGATGTATTAACACTGACTTTACCAAAAAAATAA
- a CDS encoding chitinase: MKIKQLIPAALIVSGILAGGLFTSTPVEAADAASDMVSVANKKVLVGYWHNWASKGRDGYKQGTSANISLTDINKAYNVVPVSFMKSDGVSRIPTFAPYNKTDAAFRQDVATLNSQGRAVLLALGGADAHIQLQAGDEQAFANEIIRQVETYGFDGLDIDLEQSAITAGDNQTVIPAALKIVKNHYKAQGKNFIITMAPEFPYLKPGAAYEKYITSLDGYYDYIAPQLYNQGGDGVWVDEIMKWIPQSDDTLKYEFLYYMSDSMIHGTRTFLKIPNDKLVLGLPANVDAAGSGYVIDPTAVYKALEQLKKDGNPIKGLMTWSANWDVGTNVNGVSYNNEFATRYAQILQ; this comes from the coding sequence ATGAAAATCAAACAACTTATTCCAGCGGCTTTAATCGTTTCCGGTATCCTTGCCGGTGGTCTGTTTACCAGCACACCTGTAGAAGCAGCTGATGCTGCCAGTGATATGGTCAGCGTAGCAAATAAAAAGGTTTTAGTTGGCTATTGGCATAACTGGGCGTCTAAAGGAAGAGATGGCTACAAACAAGGAACATCGGCAAATATCTCTTTAACAGACATCAACAAAGCTTATAATGTAGTCCCTGTTTCCTTTATGAAAAGTGACGGTGTCAGTCGAATCCCGACATTCGCCCCTTACAACAAAACGGATGCAGCATTTCGTCAAGATGTAGCAACGCTGAACAGTCAAGGTCGTGCTGTATTACTTGCTTTAGGTGGAGCTGATGCTCACATTCAATTACAAGCTGGCGATGAGCAGGCATTTGCCAATGAAATCATCCGCCAAGTAGAAACTTACGGGTTTGACGGACTTGATATTGATTTAGAACAATCTGCTATTACGGCAGGTGATAATCAGACTGTTATTCCAGCAGCACTAAAAATTGTAAAAAATCACTATAAAGCACAAGGTAAAAACTTCATTATCACAATGGCGCCTGAATTCCCCTATTTAAAACCAGGTGCTGCTTATGAAAAATATATTACCTCTTTGGATGGCTACTATGACTATATTGCGCCACAATTATATAATCAAGGTGGCGATGGTGTCTGGGTAGATGAAATCATGAAGTGGATCCCACAAAGTGACGATACACTTAAGTATGAATTCCTTTATTACATGTCTGATTCAATGATCCACGGAACAAGAACATTCTTAAAAATCCCTAACGATAAATTGGTCTTAGGTTTACCAGCAAATGTAGATGCTGCTGGAAGCGGTTATGTTATCGATCCAACGGCTGTCTACAAAGCATTAGAGCAATTGAAAAAAGATGGCAACCCAATCAAAGGTTTGATGACTTGGTCAGCAAATTGGGATGTCGGCACAAATGTCAATGGTGTATCATACAACAATGAATTTGCAACAAGATATGCGCAAATTTTACAGTAA
- a CDS encoding serine-rich class II lanthipeptide, translating into MNKTAEKKVGKSFEELTPEEMNKVQGSFFGWSWSSSSSSSSSSSCYSTRCSYSCCSSRCCGW; encoded by the coding sequence ATGAACAAAACTGCTGAAAAAAAAGTTGGAAAATCTTTTGAAGAATTAACACCAGAAGAAATGAATAAAGTACAAGGGAGCTTCTTCGGATGGAGCTGGTCTTCATCTTCATCATCTTCATCATCAAGTAGCTGTTACTCTACAAGATGTAGCTATAGCTGCTGCTCTTCAAGATGTTGCGGTTGGTAA
- a CDS encoding SpaA isopeptide-forming pilin-related protein, producing the protein MKQKLSYVLIPFIMVFIALGLLNGPTAEATSTNATWSTATNSTTVGLPNLGDVQNNVLQTQQPTARFLGVTCYAGVQVIKYDSKTNARLAGAEFTIYDSWGRAVQVIQSNANGIAQTTTLPLGNYSIRETKAPSGYQLESSRMYFSLMRSGQLLCLTKCNVPLPEQKGGLQVVKTNESNQVLAGAVFDVYNSNNQLVGRITTGANGVAALSNLPFGTYKLVEVQAPNGYEVDSTPKYVTISSTNKTVTIYVTNKKATGKILIVKQSVEGRLLSGATFQVYNANNQLVGTVTTSDSGFATLNDLPYGTYKLVETKAPDGYELDPTPHYVTISKDTPNGVASIAIVNKKKVTTGNLEVIKKDEEGKLLAGAEFNVFNANNQLVGTVTTDANGVATLNDLPFGTYKLIETKAPAGYELDATPHYVTVSENDPNGKVSITVVNKKEQTTGNLEVIKKDEEGKLLAGAEFEVYDSNDQLVGKVTTDANGVATLADLPYGTYKLIETKAPDGYEMDATPKYVTLSKTDPNGKATIEVLNKKEVVPETGSLKIIKYVQGSDPIEYLADAVFEVYDTDTQLLGTYTTDQNGEILLNDLAPGKYYVIEVQAPPGFEEDTTFYEITVEAGKVAEIRHANVKKENLGSLKVTKYALDEDGFETENVLPNAEFSVTDSNGNVHTGTTDANGEVFFSNLPVGEVVIAETKAPDGYELDAPQQTNTIEVGKIAENVFYNKPKQIQGRALVYVSSTDAKQVLSGLEYQITCTKGNALETTAITNSFGQISIYLPPGEYEIAPLIKAKTTSVVKPTSFKIEPNKFTIIRLSI; encoded by the coding sequence ATGAAACAAAAGCTTAGTTATGTACTTATTCCATTTATCATGGTTTTCATTGCGTTGGGGTTGCTTAATGGACCAACAGCAGAAGCAACAAGTACGAATGCAACATGGTCAACAGCAACAAATTCAACAACAGTTGGTCTTCCCAACTTGGGTGATGTCCAAAATAATGTTTTACAGACTCAACAGCCGACAGCTAGATTTTTAGGCGTAACTTGTTATGCAGGTGTTCAAGTAATCAAATATGATTCAAAAACGAATGCAAGATTAGCTGGAGCAGAATTTACGATCTATGATTCATGGGGGCGTGCTGTTCAAGTCATCCAGTCAAATGCAAACGGGATTGCTCAAACAACTACCTTACCTTTAGGTAACTATTCGATCCGAGAAACAAAAGCACCGAGCGGCTATCAGCTTGAATCTAGTCGTATGTATTTTTCTCTAATGAGAAGTGGTCAACTACTTTGCTTGACGAAATGTAATGTTCCGCTACCAGAGCAAAAAGGCGGACTGCAAGTAGTCAAAACGAATGAGTCAAATCAAGTGTTGGCTGGTGCTGTTTTCGATGTATATAATTCCAACAATCAGCTTGTAGGAAGAATTACCACTGGTGCAAATGGAGTAGCTGCGTTAAGCAATTTACCTTTTGGCACATATAAACTAGTTGAAGTTCAAGCACCAAACGGTTATGAAGTAGATTCAACGCCGAAATATGTGACGATTTCTTCAACAAATAAAACTGTAACGATTTATGTCACTAATAAAAAAGCTACAGGTAAGATCTTGATCGTTAAACAAAGTGTGGAAGGCAGATTACTATCAGGTGCTACTTTCCAAGTATACAATGCAAACAATCAGTTAGTTGGAACGGTCACTACAAGTGATAGTGGGTTTGCTACGTTGAACGATCTACCTTATGGCACTTACAAATTAGTTGAAACAAAAGCGCCGGACGGCTATGAACTAGATCCAACACCGCATTATGTCACTATCTCAAAAGATACACCAAATGGGGTTGCAAGTATTGCCATTGTCAATAAGAAAAAAGTCACGACAGGTAACCTTGAAGTCATCAAAAAAGATGAAGAAGGAAAATTACTTGCAGGAGCAGAATTCAATGTATTCAACGCAAATAACCAATTAGTCGGAACGGTTACAACAGATGCAAATGGTGTAGCGACATTAAATGATCTACCTTTTGGCACCTATAAATTGATTGAAACAAAAGCGCCGGCAGGCTATGAGTTAGATGCGACACCGCATTATGTGACGGTATCTGAAAATGATCCGAACGGAAAAGTCAGCATTACAGTGGTGAATAAAAAAGAACAAACAACAGGTAACCTTGAAGTCATCAAAAAAGATGAAGAAGGGAAGCTCTTAGCAGGAGCAGAATTCGAAGTATACGATAGTAATGATCAGTTAGTAGGGAAAGTTACAACAGATGCTAACGGAGTCGCTACTTTAGCAGATTTACCATATGGTACGTACAAATTGATCGAAACAAAAGCACCGGACGGTTATGAAATGGATGCGACACCAAAATATGTCACACTTTCTAAAACAGATCCAAACGGCAAAGCAACGATCGAAGTCTTGAATAAAAAAGAAGTCGTACCTGAGACTGGTTCATTGAAAATCATCAAATATGTTCAAGGATCAGATCCAATCGAATATTTAGCAGATGCAGTCTTTGAAGTCTATGATACAGATACACAATTATTAGGCACATATACAACAGATCAAAATGGAGAAATTCTCCTAAATGATTTGGCGCCTGGTAAATATTATGTAATAGAAGTACAAGCACCTCCTGGTTTTGAAGAAGATACAACCTTCTATGAAATCACGGTAGAAGCTGGAAAAGTTGCTGAAATCAGACATGCCAATGTGAAAAAGGAAAACTTAGGTAGTCTAAAAGTCACCAAATATGCATTGGATGAAGATGGGTTTGAGACAGAAAATGTTTTACCTAACGCTGAATTTTCAGTAACAGATTCAAATGGGAATGTTCATACAGGAACAACGGATGCTAATGGAGAAGTCTTCTTCTCTAACTTGCCGGTAGGTGAGGTTGTCATCGCAGAAACGAAAGCACCGGACGGCTATGAACTAGATGCTCCACAACAAACCAATACCATTGAAGTCGGTAAAATTGCAGAAAATGTTTTCTACAATAAACCGAAGCAAATTCAAGGACGTGCTTTAGTCTATGTCTCAAGTACAGATGCTAAGCAAGTTTTAAGTGGTTTAGAATATCAAATTACTTGTACGAAAGGTAATGCCTTAGAAACAACTGCTATTACCAATAGTTTTGGCCAAATCAGTATTTACTTACCGCCTGGTGAGTATGAAATTGCGCCATTGATCAAAGCAAAAACAACATCCGTTGTTAAACCAACAAGCTTTAAAATCGAACCAAACAAATTTACGATCATTAGATTATCTATTTAA